In the genome of Hypomesus transpacificus isolate Combined female unplaced genomic scaffold, fHypTra1 scaffold_52, whole genome shotgun sequence, one region contains:
- the LOC124465513 gene encoding polycomb protein suz12-B-like isoform X2 has protein sequence MLFLYRNLTRLVHFTHCLFRMITAFSLDTRTIPPKLGSSGGGHIGSGPRYGINIGKANGSVYHFSAVVMAAAKKPKMEHVQADHELFLQAFEKPTQIYRFLRTRNLIAPIFLHRTLTYMSHRNSRTNAKRNCSKVDDLLFKVEKMRSEQETHSLASHLQLTFTGFFHELEKPTQDSENEQNSVSLEVLLVKVCHKKRKDVSCPVKQVPTGQKQVPLNPDPRKPASCPSLLVSSSEFEASNSHMIKSYSLLFRVSWPGSTHCGQLNGLGRAEGTNENIVCLNFTEELPNRKKRMSSLRDEGEMTFVAQMTVFDKNRCLQLLDGEYEVSMQEMEVCPVSKKRATWETILDGKCLPPFETFSQGPTLQFTLRWTGEARGHSTAPVAKPLATRNSDCASAAASEPRPGTVRPSHMLVLKEPLSSDVQTRRENISMETQQKLRIFYQFLYNNNTRQQTEARDDLHCPWCTLNCRKLYSLLKHLKLSHSRFIFNYVPHPKGARVDVSINECYDGSYVGNPQDVHSQPGFAFSRNGPVKRTAVTHVFVCRPRRVRPSLTEFQEPEDGEEEQQRTYVSGHNRLYFRSDSCVPRWPQEMEVDSEDEQDPAWLREKTATQIEEFTDVNEGEKEIMKLWNLHVLKHGYIADNQMKQACLQFVECYGPYLIHRNLCRNFLLHLVSMHDFNLVSTATIDQAMARLRQIQAQQERDGDGEGGGSAGEGAEEEEKEGGDIEEWETAVEDIDSQPESAEYASCSDDKGSSGCLADGRNGGGAEDNPGTVTADKVAEQKADSEAPP, from the exons ATGTTATTTTTATATCGTAATTTAACAAGGTTAGTTCATTTCACTCATTGCCTTTTTAGAATGATCACTGCCTTCAGCCTGGACACGCGAACTATACCGCCG AAGCTTGGGTCTTCTGGAGGAGGTCACATTGGTTCGGGCCCAAGGTATGGCATCAATATCGGAAAAGCCAATGGTAGTGTGTACCACTTCTCTGCTGTGGTGATGGCCGCAGCCAAGAAGCCCAAGATGGAACACGTTCAAGCCGACCATGAGCTCTTCTTGCAGGCCTTCGAAA AGCCAACTCAAATCTACAGATTTCTTAGAACCAGGAACTTGATAGCA CCCATATTCTTGCACAGAACTCTCACTTACATGTCCCATAGAAACTCAAGAACAAATGCCAAAAG GAATTGCTCCAAAGTGGACGACCTGCTGTTCAAAGTGGAGAAGATGAGGAGCGAGCAGGAGACACACAG CTTGGCCTCTCACCTGCAACTCACCTTCACTGGTTTCTTCCACGAACTTG AAAAGCCAACGCAGGACTCTGAGAATGAGCAGAACTCTGTGTCTTTAGAGGTGCTACTGGTTAAAGTCTGCCACAAGAAGAGAaag GATGTGAGCTGCCCAGTGAAGCAGGTCCCCACGGGGCAGAAGCAGGTCCCACTAAACCCAGACCCCAGAAAGCCGGCCAGCTGtccctctctgctggtctcaAGCAGCGAGTTCGAGGCCAGCAACAGCCACATGATCAAGTCTTATTCCCTGCTGTTCAGGGTGTCGTGGCCAGGCTCCACCCACTGCGGccagctcaatggactgggccGTGCCGAGGGCACTAACGAAAACATAG TGTGTTTAAACTTTACAGAGGAGCTGccaaacagaaagaaaagaatGTCTTCTCTCAGGGACGAGGGAGAGATGACGTTTGTGGCTCAGATGACTGTGTTTGATAAGAACAG GTGTCTGCAGTTGCTGGATGGGGAGTATGAGGTGTCTATGCAGGAGATGGAAGTGTGTCCTGTTAGCAAGAAGAGGGCTACCTGGGAGACCATCCTTGATGGaaag TGCCTGCCTCCGTTCGAGACCTTTTCCCAGGGTCCCACGCTGCAGTTCACGCTGCGCTGGACAGGCGAGGCTAGAGGCCACTCCACGGCGCCCGTGGCCAAGCCCCTCGCTACACGCAATTCAGACTGTGCCAGTGCTGCTGCCAGTGAGCCAAGACCGGGAACTGTCAGACCGTCCCACATGCTTG TACTGAAGGAGCCTCTGAGTAGCGACGTACAGACCAGGAGAGAAAACATCTCAATGGAGACTCAGCAGAAGCTACGCATATTCTACCAG TTCCtgtacaacaacaacacaaggcAGCAGACTGAGGCCAGGGATGACCTCCACTGTCCCTGGTGCACCCTAAACTGCAGGAAGCTCTACAGCCTGCTGAAGCACCTCAAACTCTCGCACAGCCGCTTCATCTTCAACTATGTG ccccatccGAAGGGCGCCCGGGTAGACGTGTCCATCAACGAGTGCTACGACGGTTCTTATGTGGGCAACCCCCAGGATGTCCACAGCCAGCCTGGCTTCGCCTTCAGCAGAAATGGGCCCGTCAAGAGGACCGCCGTCACACATGTCTTTGTCTGCAG GCCCAGGCGGGTGCGCCCCAGCCTGACCGAGTTCCAGGAGCCGGAGGACGGCGAGGAAGAGCAGCAGAGAACCTACGTGAGCGGACACAACCGTCTGTACTTCCGCAGCGACAGCTGCGTACCCCGCTGGCCccaggagatggaggtggacaGCGAGGACGAACAGGACCCCGCCTGGCTGCGGGAGAAGACTGCCACG CAAATCGAGGAGTTTACAGACGTGAAcgaaggggagaaggagatcATGAAGCTGTGGAACCTACACGTCCTGAAGCATGG CTATATAGCGGACAACCAAATGAAGCAAGCGTGCCTGCAGTTCGTGGAATGCTACGGCCCCTACTTGATCCATAGGAACCTGTGCAGGAACTTCCTGCTCCACCTGGTGAGCATGCACGACTTTAACCTGGTCAGCACAGCCACCATCGACCAGGCCATGGCCCGTCTGAGGCAGATCCAGGCCCagcaggagagggatggagacggGGAGGGCGGTGGTTCagctggggagggggcagaggaggaagagaaagagggcggAGACATAGAGGAATGGGAGACGGCGGTCGAGGACATCGATTCGCAGCCTGAGTCGGCGGAGTACGCCAGCTGCAGTGACGACAAGGGCAGCAGCGGGTGCTTGGCGGACGGCCGAAATGGTGGTGGCGCAGAGGACAATCCTGGAACTGTCACCGCTGACAAAGTGGCAGAGCAAAAGGCTGACTCTGAGGCCCCCCCATAG
- the LOC124465513 gene encoding polycomb protein suz12-B-like isoform X5, with product MAPQKLGSSGGGHIGSGPRYGINIGKANGSVYHFSAVVMAAAKKPKMEHVQADHELFLQAFEKPTQIYRFLRTRNLIAPIFLHRTLTYMSHRNSRTNAKRNCSKVDDLLFKVEKMRSEQETHSLASHLQLTFTGFFHELEKPTQDSENEQNSVSLEVLLVKVCHKKRKDVSCPVKQVPTGQKQVPLNPDPRKPASCPSLLVSSSEFEASNSHMIKSYSLLFRVSWPGSTHCGQLNGLGRAEGTNENIVCLNFTEELPNRKKRMSSLRDEGEMTFVAQMTVFDKNRCLQLLDGEYEVSMQEMEVCPVSKKRATWETILDGKCLPPFETFSQGPTLQFTLRWTGEARGHSTAPVAKPLATRNSDCASAAASEPRPGTVRPSHMLAPSSHVVLKEPLSSDVQTRRENISMETQQKLRIFYQFLYNNNTRQQTEARDDLHCPWCTLNCRKLYSLLKHLKLSHSRFIFNYVPHPKGARVDVSINECYDGSYVGNPQDVHSQPGFAFSRNGPVKRTAVTHVFVCRPRRVRPSLTEFQEPEDGEEEQQRTYVSGHNRLYFRSDSCVPRWPQEMEVDSEDEQDPAWLREKTATQIEEFTDVNEGEKEIMKLWNLHVLKHGYIADNQMKQACLQFVECYGPYLIHRNLCRNFLLHLVSMHDFNLVSTATIDQAMARLRQIQAQQERDGDGEGGGSAGEGAEEEEKEGGDIEEWETAVEDIDSQPESAEYASCSDDKGSSGCLADGRNGGGAEDNPGTVTADKVAEQKADSEAPP from the exons ATGGCTCCCCAGAAGCTTGGGTCTTCTGGAGGAGGTCACATTGGTTCGGGCCCAAGGTATGGCATCAATATCGGAAAAGCCAATGGTAGTGTGTACCACTTCTCTGCTGTGGTGATGGCCGCAGCCAAGAAGCCCAAGATGGAACACGTTCAAGCCGACCATGAGCTCTTCTTGCAGGCCTTCGAAA AGCCAACTCAAATCTACAGATTTCTTAGAACCAGGAACTTGATAGCA CCCATATTCTTGCACAGAACTCTCACTTACATGTCCCATAGAAACTCAAGAACAAATGCCAAAAG GAATTGCTCCAAAGTGGACGACCTGCTGTTCAAAGTGGAGAAGATGAGGAGCGAGCAGGAGACACACAG CTTGGCCTCTCACCTGCAACTCACCTTCACTGGTTTCTTCCACGAACTTG AAAAGCCAACGCAGGACTCTGAGAATGAGCAGAACTCTGTGTCTTTAGAGGTGCTACTGGTTAAAGTCTGCCACAAGAAGAGAaag GATGTGAGCTGCCCAGTGAAGCAGGTCCCCACGGGGCAGAAGCAGGTCCCACTAAACCCAGACCCCAGAAAGCCGGCCAGCTGtccctctctgctggtctcaAGCAGCGAGTTCGAGGCCAGCAACAGCCACATGATCAAGTCTTATTCCCTGCTGTTCAGGGTGTCGTGGCCAGGCTCCACCCACTGCGGccagctcaatggactgggccGTGCCGAGGGCACTAACGAAAACATAG TGTGTTTAAACTTTACAGAGGAGCTGccaaacagaaagaaaagaatGTCTTCTCTCAGGGACGAGGGAGAGATGACGTTTGTGGCTCAGATGACTGTGTTTGATAAGAACAG GTGTCTGCAGTTGCTGGATGGGGAGTATGAGGTGTCTATGCAGGAGATGGAAGTGTGTCCTGTTAGCAAGAAGAGGGCTACCTGGGAGACCATCCTTGATGGaaag TGCCTGCCTCCGTTCGAGACCTTTTCCCAGGGTCCCACGCTGCAGTTCACGCTGCGCTGGACAGGCGAGGCTAGAGGCCACTCCACGGCGCCCGTGGCCAAGCCCCTCGCTACACGCAATTCAGACTGTGCCAGTGCTGCTGCCAGTGAGCCAAGACCGGGAACTGTCAGACCGTCCCACATGCTTG CCCCGTCCTCTCATGTAGTACTGAAGGAGCCTCTGAGTAGCGACGTACAGACCAGGAGAGAAAACATCTCAATGGAGACTCAGCAGAAGCTACGCATATTCTACCAG TTCCtgtacaacaacaacacaaggcAGCAGACTGAGGCCAGGGATGACCTCCACTGTCCCTGGTGCACCCTAAACTGCAGGAAGCTCTACAGCCTGCTGAAGCACCTCAAACTCTCGCACAGCCGCTTCATCTTCAACTATGTG ccccatccGAAGGGCGCCCGGGTAGACGTGTCCATCAACGAGTGCTACGACGGTTCTTATGTGGGCAACCCCCAGGATGTCCACAGCCAGCCTGGCTTCGCCTTCAGCAGAAATGGGCCCGTCAAGAGGACCGCCGTCACACATGTCTTTGTCTGCAG GCCCAGGCGGGTGCGCCCCAGCCTGACCGAGTTCCAGGAGCCGGAGGACGGCGAGGAAGAGCAGCAGAGAACCTACGTGAGCGGACACAACCGTCTGTACTTCCGCAGCGACAGCTGCGTACCCCGCTGGCCccaggagatggaggtggacaGCGAGGACGAACAGGACCCCGCCTGGCTGCGGGAGAAGACTGCCACG CAAATCGAGGAGTTTACAGACGTGAAcgaaggggagaaggagatcATGAAGCTGTGGAACCTACACGTCCTGAAGCATGG CTATATAGCGGACAACCAAATGAAGCAAGCGTGCCTGCAGTTCGTGGAATGCTACGGCCCCTACTTGATCCATAGGAACCTGTGCAGGAACTTCCTGCTCCACCTGGTGAGCATGCACGACTTTAACCTGGTCAGCACAGCCACCATCGACCAGGCCATGGCCCGTCTGAGGCAGATCCAGGCCCagcaggagagggatggagacggGGAGGGCGGTGGTTCagctggggagggggcagaggaggaagagaaagagggcggAGACATAGAGGAATGGGAGACGGCGGTCGAGGACATCGATTCGCAGCCTGAGTCGGCGGAGTACGCCAGCTGCAGTGACGACAAGGGCAGCAGCGGGTGCTTGGCGGACGGCCGAAATGGTGGTGGCGCAGAGGACAATCCTGGAACTGTCACCGCTGACAAAGTGGCAGAGCAAAAGGCTGACTCTGAGGCCCCCCCATAG
- the LOC124465513 gene encoding polycomb protein suz12-B-like isoform X6: MAPQKLGSSGGGHIGSGPRYGINIGKANGSVYHFSAVVMAAAKKPKMEHVQADHELFLQAFEKPTQIYRFLRTRNLIAPIFLHRTLTYMSHRNSRTNAKRNCSKVDDLLFKVEKMRSEQETHSLASHLQLTFTGFFHELEKPTQDSENEQNSVSLEVLLVKVCHKKRKDVSCPVKQVPTGQKQVPLNPDPRKPASCPSLLVSSSEFEASNSHMIKSYSLLFRVSWPGSTHCGQLNGLGRAEGTNENIVCLNFTEELPNRKKRMSSLRDEGEMTFVAQMTVFDKNRCLQLLDGEYEVSMQEMEVCPVSKKRATWETILDGKCLPPFETFSQGPTLQFTLRWTGEARGHSTAPVAKPLATRNSDCASAAASEPRPGTVRPSHMLVLKEPLSSDVQTRRENISMETQQKLRIFYQFLYNNNTRQQTEARDDLHCPWCTLNCRKLYSLLKHLKLSHSRFIFNYVPHPKGARVDVSINECYDGSYVGNPQDVHSQPGFAFSRNGPVKRTAVTHVFVCRPRRVRPSLTEFQEPEDGEEEQQRTYVSGHNRLYFRSDSCVPRWPQEMEVDSEDEQDPAWLREKTATQIEEFTDVNEGEKEIMKLWNLHVLKHGYIADNQMKQACLQFVECYGPYLIHRNLCRNFLLHLVSMHDFNLVSTATIDQAMARLRQIQAQQERDGDGEGGGSAGEGAEEEEKEGGDIEEWETAVEDIDSQPESAEYASCSDDKGSSGCLADGRNGGGAEDNPGTVTADKVAEQKADSEAPP, translated from the exons ATGGCTCCCCAGAAGCTTGGGTCTTCTGGAGGAGGTCACATTGGTTCGGGCCCAAGGTATGGCATCAATATCGGAAAAGCCAATGGTAGTGTGTACCACTTCTCTGCTGTGGTGATGGCCGCAGCCAAGAAGCCCAAGATGGAACACGTTCAAGCCGACCATGAGCTCTTCTTGCAGGCCTTCGAAA AGCCAACTCAAATCTACAGATTTCTTAGAACCAGGAACTTGATAGCA CCCATATTCTTGCACAGAACTCTCACTTACATGTCCCATAGAAACTCAAGAACAAATGCCAAAAG GAATTGCTCCAAAGTGGACGACCTGCTGTTCAAAGTGGAGAAGATGAGGAGCGAGCAGGAGACACACAG CTTGGCCTCTCACCTGCAACTCACCTTCACTGGTTTCTTCCACGAACTTG AAAAGCCAACGCAGGACTCTGAGAATGAGCAGAACTCTGTGTCTTTAGAGGTGCTACTGGTTAAAGTCTGCCACAAGAAGAGAaag GATGTGAGCTGCCCAGTGAAGCAGGTCCCCACGGGGCAGAAGCAGGTCCCACTAAACCCAGACCCCAGAAAGCCGGCCAGCTGtccctctctgctggtctcaAGCAGCGAGTTCGAGGCCAGCAACAGCCACATGATCAAGTCTTATTCCCTGCTGTTCAGGGTGTCGTGGCCAGGCTCCACCCACTGCGGccagctcaatggactgggccGTGCCGAGGGCACTAACGAAAACATAG TGTGTTTAAACTTTACAGAGGAGCTGccaaacagaaagaaaagaatGTCTTCTCTCAGGGACGAGGGAGAGATGACGTTTGTGGCTCAGATGACTGTGTTTGATAAGAACAG GTGTCTGCAGTTGCTGGATGGGGAGTATGAGGTGTCTATGCAGGAGATGGAAGTGTGTCCTGTTAGCAAGAAGAGGGCTACCTGGGAGACCATCCTTGATGGaaag TGCCTGCCTCCGTTCGAGACCTTTTCCCAGGGTCCCACGCTGCAGTTCACGCTGCGCTGGACAGGCGAGGCTAGAGGCCACTCCACGGCGCCCGTGGCCAAGCCCCTCGCTACACGCAATTCAGACTGTGCCAGTGCTGCTGCCAGTGAGCCAAGACCGGGAACTGTCAGACCGTCCCACATGCTTG TACTGAAGGAGCCTCTGAGTAGCGACGTACAGACCAGGAGAGAAAACATCTCAATGGAGACTCAGCAGAAGCTACGCATATTCTACCAG TTCCtgtacaacaacaacacaaggcAGCAGACTGAGGCCAGGGATGACCTCCACTGTCCCTGGTGCACCCTAAACTGCAGGAAGCTCTACAGCCTGCTGAAGCACCTCAAACTCTCGCACAGCCGCTTCATCTTCAACTATGTG ccccatccGAAGGGCGCCCGGGTAGACGTGTCCATCAACGAGTGCTACGACGGTTCTTATGTGGGCAACCCCCAGGATGTCCACAGCCAGCCTGGCTTCGCCTTCAGCAGAAATGGGCCCGTCAAGAGGACCGCCGTCACACATGTCTTTGTCTGCAG GCCCAGGCGGGTGCGCCCCAGCCTGACCGAGTTCCAGGAGCCGGAGGACGGCGAGGAAGAGCAGCAGAGAACCTACGTGAGCGGACACAACCGTCTGTACTTCCGCAGCGACAGCTGCGTACCCCGCTGGCCccaggagatggaggtggacaGCGAGGACGAACAGGACCCCGCCTGGCTGCGGGAGAAGACTGCCACG CAAATCGAGGAGTTTACAGACGTGAAcgaaggggagaaggagatcATGAAGCTGTGGAACCTACACGTCCTGAAGCATGG CTATATAGCGGACAACCAAATGAAGCAAGCGTGCCTGCAGTTCGTGGAATGCTACGGCCCCTACTTGATCCATAGGAACCTGTGCAGGAACTTCCTGCTCCACCTGGTGAGCATGCACGACTTTAACCTGGTCAGCACAGCCACCATCGACCAGGCCATGGCCCGTCTGAGGCAGATCCAGGCCCagcaggagagggatggagacggGGAGGGCGGTGGTTCagctggggagggggcagaggaggaagagaaagagggcggAGACATAGAGGAATGGGAGACGGCGGTCGAGGACATCGATTCGCAGCCTGAGTCGGCGGAGTACGCCAGCTGCAGTGACGACAAGGGCAGCAGCGGGTGCTTGGCGGACGGCCGAAATGGTGGTGGCGCAGAGGACAATCCTGGAACTGTCACCGCTGACAAAGTGGCAGAGCAAAAGGCTGACTCTGAGGCCCCCCCATAG
- the LOC124465513 gene encoding polycomb protein suz12-B-like isoform X1, with protein sequence MLFLYRNLTRLVHFTHCLFRMITAFSLDTRTIPPKLGSSGGGHIGSGPRYGINIGKANGSVYHFSAVVMAAAKKPKMEHVQADHELFLQAFEKPTQIYRFLRTRNLIAPIFLHRTLTYMSHRNSRTNAKRNCSKVDDLLFKVEKMRSEQETHSLASHLQLTFTGFFHELEKPTQDSENEQNSVSLEVLLVKVCHKKRKDVSCPVKQVPTGQKQVPLNPDPRKPASCPSLLVSSSEFEASNSHMIKSYSLLFRVSWPGSTHCGQLNGLGRAEGTNENIVCLNFTEELPNRKKRMSSLRDEGEMTFVAQMTVFDKNRCLQLLDGEYEVSMQEMEVCPVSKKRATWETILDGKCLPPFETFSQGPTLQFTLRWTGEARGHSTAPVAKPLATRNSDCASAAASEPRPGTVRPSHMLAPSSHVVLKEPLSSDVQTRRENISMETQQKLRIFYQFLYNNNTRQQTEARDDLHCPWCTLNCRKLYSLLKHLKLSHSRFIFNYVPHPKGARVDVSINECYDGSYVGNPQDVHSQPGFAFSRNGPVKRTAVTHVFVCRPRRVRPSLTEFQEPEDGEEEQQRTYVSGHNRLYFRSDSCVPRWPQEMEVDSEDEQDPAWLREKTATQIEEFTDVNEGEKEIMKLWNLHVLKHGYIADNQMKQACLQFVECYGPYLIHRNLCRNFLLHLVSMHDFNLVSTATIDQAMARLRQIQAQQERDGDGEGGGSAGEGAEEEEKEGGDIEEWETAVEDIDSQPESAEYASCSDDKGSSGCLADGRNGGGAEDNPGTVTADKVAEQKADSEAPP encoded by the exons ATGTTATTTTTATATCGTAATTTAACAAGGTTAGTTCATTTCACTCATTGCCTTTTTAGAATGATCACTGCCTTCAGCCTGGACACGCGAACTATACCGCCG AAGCTTGGGTCTTCTGGAGGAGGTCACATTGGTTCGGGCCCAAGGTATGGCATCAATATCGGAAAAGCCAATGGTAGTGTGTACCACTTCTCTGCTGTGGTGATGGCCGCAGCCAAGAAGCCCAAGATGGAACACGTTCAAGCCGACCATGAGCTCTTCTTGCAGGCCTTCGAAA AGCCAACTCAAATCTACAGATTTCTTAGAACCAGGAACTTGATAGCA CCCATATTCTTGCACAGAACTCTCACTTACATGTCCCATAGAAACTCAAGAACAAATGCCAAAAG GAATTGCTCCAAAGTGGACGACCTGCTGTTCAAAGTGGAGAAGATGAGGAGCGAGCAGGAGACACACAG CTTGGCCTCTCACCTGCAACTCACCTTCACTGGTTTCTTCCACGAACTTG AAAAGCCAACGCAGGACTCTGAGAATGAGCAGAACTCTGTGTCTTTAGAGGTGCTACTGGTTAAAGTCTGCCACAAGAAGAGAaag GATGTGAGCTGCCCAGTGAAGCAGGTCCCCACGGGGCAGAAGCAGGTCCCACTAAACCCAGACCCCAGAAAGCCGGCCAGCTGtccctctctgctggtctcaAGCAGCGAGTTCGAGGCCAGCAACAGCCACATGATCAAGTCTTATTCCCTGCTGTTCAGGGTGTCGTGGCCAGGCTCCACCCACTGCGGccagctcaatggactgggccGTGCCGAGGGCACTAACGAAAACATAG TGTGTTTAAACTTTACAGAGGAGCTGccaaacagaaagaaaagaatGTCTTCTCTCAGGGACGAGGGAGAGATGACGTTTGTGGCTCAGATGACTGTGTTTGATAAGAACAG GTGTCTGCAGTTGCTGGATGGGGAGTATGAGGTGTCTATGCAGGAGATGGAAGTGTGTCCTGTTAGCAAGAAGAGGGCTACCTGGGAGACCATCCTTGATGGaaag TGCCTGCCTCCGTTCGAGACCTTTTCCCAGGGTCCCACGCTGCAGTTCACGCTGCGCTGGACAGGCGAGGCTAGAGGCCACTCCACGGCGCCCGTGGCCAAGCCCCTCGCTACACGCAATTCAGACTGTGCCAGTGCTGCTGCCAGTGAGCCAAGACCGGGAACTGTCAGACCGTCCCACATGCTTG CCCCGTCCTCTCATGTAGTACTGAAGGAGCCTCTGAGTAGCGACGTACAGACCAGGAGAGAAAACATCTCAATGGAGACTCAGCAGAAGCTACGCATATTCTACCAG TTCCtgtacaacaacaacacaaggcAGCAGACTGAGGCCAGGGATGACCTCCACTGTCCCTGGTGCACCCTAAACTGCAGGAAGCTCTACAGCCTGCTGAAGCACCTCAAACTCTCGCACAGCCGCTTCATCTTCAACTATGTG ccccatccGAAGGGCGCCCGGGTAGACGTGTCCATCAACGAGTGCTACGACGGTTCTTATGTGGGCAACCCCCAGGATGTCCACAGCCAGCCTGGCTTCGCCTTCAGCAGAAATGGGCCCGTCAAGAGGACCGCCGTCACACATGTCTTTGTCTGCAG GCCCAGGCGGGTGCGCCCCAGCCTGACCGAGTTCCAGGAGCCGGAGGACGGCGAGGAAGAGCAGCAGAGAACCTACGTGAGCGGACACAACCGTCTGTACTTCCGCAGCGACAGCTGCGTACCCCGCTGGCCccaggagatggaggtggacaGCGAGGACGAACAGGACCCCGCCTGGCTGCGGGAGAAGACTGCCACG CAAATCGAGGAGTTTACAGACGTGAAcgaaggggagaaggagatcATGAAGCTGTGGAACCTACACGTCCTGAAGCATGG CTATATAGCGGACAACCAAATGAAGCAAGCGTGCCTGCAGTTCGTGGAATGCTACGGCCCCTACTTGATCCATAGGAACCTGTGCAGGAACTTCCTGCTCCACCTGGTGAGCATGCACGACTTTAACCTGGTCAGCACAGCCACCATCGACCAGGCCATGGCCCGTCTGAGGCAGATCCAGGCCCagcaggagagggatggagacggGGAGGGCGGTGGTTCagctggggagggggcagaggaggaagagaaagagggcggAGACATAGAGGAATGGGAGACGGCGGTCGAGGACATCGATTCGCAGCCTGAGTCGGCGGAGTACGCCAGCTGCAGTGACGACAAGGGCAGCAGCGGGTGCTTGGCGGACGGCCGAAATGGTGGTGGCGCAGAGGACAATCCTGGAACTGTCACCGCTGACAAAGTGGCAGAGCAAAAGGCTGACTCTGAGGCCCCCCCATAG